Below is a window of Kiloniellales bacterium DNA.
AGACATATGAGCCTGGACAGCCTGACCGAAGCGATCCGCAGCCAAGCGGCCCTCAACCCGCCGCTCGGCTACAAGGTCAAGTTCGACCTCGGCGACTTGGGGATCATCTTCTGGGACGGCACGGGGGCGACCCCGGAGATCTCCAACGACGATCTCGGCGCCGCCGACACCA
It encodes the following:
- a CDS encoding SCP2 sterol-binding domain-containing protein, with translation MSLDSLTEAIRSQAALNPPLGYKVKFDLGDLGIIFWDGTGATPEISNDDLGAADTTMAMGEADLQSLVNGTLDPQLAFMTGKLKVEGSLGVALKLAGMMGD